In Equus quagga isolate Etosha38 chromosome 14, UCLA_HA_Equagga_1.0, whole genome shotgun sequence, one DNA window encodes the following:
- the BRME1 gene encoding break repair meiotic recombinase recruitment factor 1 isoform X1, whose protein sequence is MTKRKKLRTSAGGEGIHTPRPPKNPRLGDSAGAPRSSQVGHVPHPEELEGSPGRAPSAEQSREEPEQSASSSPEEEAGAPSRLLGQPDEEPAPFPPSQNSVGRFVPQFAKPRRTVRRQAAKREEDLGSRACGSETLPEPSAQEADSQPREEAPGLSSCAAGELGDQTQADSACPEHSSQSAVEPVPPSGDPQPSASTDACAEWGTVVSASERASQGHLWEQRASAPDGGSTEPSGVLGEHGQKGHLPSTDAEEKEPDPGAPQEGGAPGEAGADLPEGHQEEGGGVLGPAPRGLLDPVQTPSGAGGETEQSCGSPGPSSLGTVVITAMSTDPAEPEQRAPEVAEPGRAPASPGRKAPKGGHGGALLRGTPVTQETTRGRGEAGHEDEPPGDIPGVPAAGLPLAQGTQAPTVGAGESSPLVQEAGPGVDQTLGPGPDGEGLGGVCAPPVLWQPESGRWSRKQDLGASTPPAHRGAVGGPTQEMGVSQGSPDGPRDPTGQPEDPPDSADQFWGGSLAVDLDFLPDSQMRAALEGPDFEAPPAQLFPVGSGLAPCWPGPGPRADGGPLTGAQLRALCGVKACEAARMEDATDTVRGLILELSNLNRLVMSTHRDLEAIRRLPSRRARPARKGPAPCTAKAAGGLHCGEQSWRDV, encoded by the exons ATGACCAAGAGGAAGAAGCTGCGGACCTCAG caggaggagaaggaatcCATACTCCGAGACCCCCAAAGAACCCGAGGCTAGGAGACTCTGCCGGGGCCCCCCGGAGTTCCCAGGTGGGCCACGTGCCTCACCCTGAAGAGTTGGAAGGCAGCCCTGGACGGGCTCCCTCTGCAGAGCAGAGCCGGGAGGAACCAGAACAGTCGGCCTCCAG CTCccctgaggaggaggctggagctcCCTCCAGGCTCCTGGGGCAACCCGACGAGGAGCCAgctccctttcccccttcccag AACTCAGTTGGGAGGTTCGTCCCTCAGTTTGCAAAGCCCAGGAGGACAGTTAGGAGACAAGCCGCCAAGAGGGAAGAGGACCTTGGTAGCAGGGCCTGTGGCTCG GAAACACTGCCAGAGCCCAGTGCCCAGGAGGCAGACAGCCAGCCGCGGGAGGAGGCCCCGGGGCTTTCGAGCTGTGCGGCTGGGGAGCTGGGAGACCAGACCCAGGCAGACAGCGCCTGCCCTGAGCACAGCAGCCAAAGCGCCGTGGAGCCTGTGCCCCCCAGTGGGGATCCTCAGCCCTCAGCTTCCACCGATGCCTGTGCAGAATGGGGGACAGTGGTCTCGGCCTCAGAGAGGGCCAGCCAGGGCCACCTGTGGGAGCAAAGGGCCAGCGCACCAGATGGTGGAAGCACGGAGCCGAGTGGGGTTCTGGGCGAGCACGGCCAGAAAGGGCACCTGCCGAGCACTGATGCTGAAGAGAAGGAGCCAGACCCAGGCGCCCCCCAGGAGGGAGGTGCCCCAGGGGAAGCAGGGGCTGACTTGCCTGAGGggcaccaggaagaaggaggtggCGTCCTCGGCCCGGCCCCTCGGGGCCTCCTTGACCCTGTGCAGACCCCCAGTGGGGCTGGTGGGGAAACAGAGCAgagctgcggcagcccagggccCTCCTCCCTCGGGACCGTTGTCATCACAGCCATGAGCACAGACCCCGCTGAGCCAGAGCAGAGGGCTCCAGAGGTGGCCGAGCCGGGTAGGGCACCTGCCTCTCCAGGCAGGAAGGCCCCCAAAGGAGGCCACGGTGGGGCCCTGCTCAGAGGCACACCTGTCACCCAGGAGACCACGCgaggcagaggggaggcagggcatGAAGATGAGCCCCCTGGTGACATCCCGGGGGTCCCTGCTGCCGGCCTGCCTCTGGCTCAGGGGACCCAAGCGCCCACAGTAGGTGCTGGAGAGTCCAGTCCCCTAGTCCAAGAAGCGGGCCCGGGTGTCGATCAGACCCTGGGGCCGGGCCCGGatggagaggggctgggaggtgtgTGTGCACCGCCGGTGCTGTGGCAGCCCGAGTCAGGCAGATGGAGCCGCAAACAAGACCTGGGGGCGTCCACACCACCAGCGCACAGAGGAGCCGTGGGTGGCCCGACTCAGGAGATGGGGGTCAGTCAGGGCAGCCCAGACGGCCCCAGAGACCCCACAGGCCAGCCTGAGGACCCTCCTGACTCTGCAGACCAGTTCTGGGGAGGGTCCCTGGCCGTGGACCTCGACTTCCTGCCCGACAGCCAGATGCGGGCCGCCCTGGAAGGCCCTGACTTTGAAGCCCCACCTGCACAG TTGTTTCCTGTGGGGagtgggctggccccttgctGGCCGGGCCCAGGCCCACGTGCTGACGGGGGCCCCCTCACTGGGGCGCAGCTGAG GGCCCTCTGCGGGGTCAAGGCCTGTGAAGCTGCCAGGATGGAGGATGCAACGGACACAGTGCGCGGCCTTATCCTTGAGCTCTCCAACCTGAA CCGGCTGGTCATGAGCACCCACCGGGACTTGGAAGCCATCAGGCGCCTGCCCTCGCGGAGGGCGAGGCCGGCCAGGAAAGGCCCAGCGCCGTGCACGGCCAAGGCGGCGGGCGGCCTCCACTGTGGGGAGCAGTCCTGGAGGGATGTGTAG
- the BRME1 gene encoding break repair meiotic recombinase recruitment factor 1 isoform X2: MTKRKKLRTSGGEGIHTPRPPKNPRLGDSAGAPRSSQVGHVPHPEELEGSPGRAPSAEQSREEPEQSASSSPEEEAGAPSRLLGQPDEEPAPFPPSQNSVGRFVPQFAKPRRTVRRQAAKREEDLGSRACGSETLPEPSAQEADSQPREEAPGLSSCAAGELGDQTQADSACPEHSSQSAVEPVPPSGDPQPSASTDACAEWGTVVSASERASQGHLWEQRASAPDGGSTEPSGVLGEHGQKGHLPSTDAEEKEPDPGAPQEGGAPGEAGADLPEGHQEEGGGVLGPAPRGLLDPVQTPSGAGGETEQSCGSPGPSSLGTVVITAMSTDPAEPEQRAPEVAEPGRAPASPGRKAPKGGHGGALLRGTPVTQETTRGRGEAGHEDEPPGDIPGVPAAGLPLAQGTQAPTVGAGESSPLVQEAGPGVDQTLGPGPDGEGLGGVCAPPVLWQPESGRWSRKQDLGASTPPAHRGAVGGPTQEMGVSQGSPDGPRDPTGQPEDPPDSADQFWGGSLAVDLDFLPDSQMRAALEGPDFEAPPAQLFPVGSGLAPCWPGPGPRADGGPLTGAQLRALCGVKACEAARMEDATDTVRGLILELSNLNRLVMSTHRDLEAIRRLPSRRARPARKGPAPCTAKAAGGLHCGEQSWRDV; this comes from the exons ATGACCAAGAGGAAGAAGCTGCGGACCTCAG gaggagaaggaatcCATACTCCGAGACCCCCAAAGAACCCGAGGCTAGGAGACTCTGCCGGGGCCCCCCGGAGTTCCCAGGTGGGCCACGTGCCTCACCCTGAAGAGTTGGAAGGCAGCCCTGGACGGGCTCCCTCTGCAGAGCAGAGCCGGGAGGAACCAGAACAGTCGGCCTCCAG CTCccctgaggaggaggctggagctcCCTCCAGGCTCCTGGGGCAACCCGACGAGGAGCCAgctccctttcccccttcccag AACTCAGTTGGGAGGTTCGTCCCTCAGTTTGCAAAGCCCAGGAGGACAGTTAGGAGACAAGCCGCCAAGAGGGAAGAGGACCTTGGTAGCAGGGCCTGTGGCTCG GAAACACTGCCAGAGCCCAGTGCCCAGGAGGCAGACAGCCAGCCGCGGGAGGAGGCCCCGGGGCTTTCGAGCTGTGCGGCTGGGGAGCTGGGAGACCAGACCCAGGCAGACAGCGCCTGCCCTGAGCACAGCAGCCAAAGCGCCGTGGAGCCTGTGCCCCCCAGTGGGGATCCTCAGCCCTCAGCTTCCACCGATGCCTGTGCAGAATGGGGGACAGTGGTCTCGGCCTCAGAGAGGGCCAGCCAGGGCCACCTGTGGGAGCAAAGGGCCAGCGCACCAGATGGTGGAAGCACGGAGCCGAGTGGGGTTCTGGGCGAGCACGGCCAGAAAGGGCACCTGCCGAGCACTGATGCTGAAGAGAAGGAGCCAGACCCAGGCGCCCCCCAGGAGGGAGGTGCCCCAGGGGAAGCAGGGGCTGACTTGCCTGAGGggcaccaggaagaaggaggtggCGTCCTCGGCCCGGCCCCTCGGGGCCTCCTTGACCCTGTGCAGACCCCCAGTGGGGCTGGTGGGGAAACAGAGCAgagctgcggcagcccagggccCTCCTCCCTCGGGACCGTTGTCATCACAGCCATGAGCACAGACCCCGCTGAGCCAGAGCAGAGGGCTCCAGAGGTGGCCGAGCCGGGTAGGGCACCTGCCTCTCCAGGCAGGAAGGCCCCCAAAGGAGGCCACGGTGGGGCCCTGCTCAGAGGCACACCTGTCACCCAGGAGACCACGCgaggcagaggggaggcagggcatGAAGATGAGCCCCCTGGTGACATCCCGGGGGTCCCTGCTGCCGGCCTGCCTCTGGCTCAGGGGACCCAAGCGCCCACAGTAGGTGCTGGAGAGTCCAGTCCCCTAGTCCAAGAAGCGGGCCCGGGTGTCGATCAGACCCTGGGGCCGGGCCCGGatggagaggggctgggaggtgtgTGTGCACCGCCGGTGCTGTGGCAGCCCGAGTCAGGCAGATGGAGCCGCAAACAAGACCTGGGGGCGTCCACACCACCAGCGCACAGAGGAGCCGTGGGTGGCCCGACTCAGGAGATGGGGGTCAGTCAGGGCAGCCCAGACGGCCCCAGAGACCCCACAGGCCAGCCTGAGGACCCTCCTGACTCTGCAGACCAGTTCTGGGGAGGGTCCCTGGCCGTGGACCTCGACTTCCTGCCCGACAGCCAGATGCGGGCCGCCCTGGAAGGCCCTGACTTTGAAGCCCCACCTGCACAG TTGTTTCCTGTGGGGagtgggctggccccttgctGGCCGGGCCCAGGCCCACGTGCTGACGGGGGCCCCCTCACTGGGGCGCAGCTGAG GGCCCTCTGCGGGGTCAAGGCCTGTGAAGCTGCCAGGATGGAGGATGCAACGGACACAGTGCGCGGCCTTATCCTTGAGCTCTCCAACCTGAA CCGGCTGGTCATGAGCACCCACCGGGACTTGGAAGCCATCAGGCGCCTGCCCTCGCGGAGGGCGAGGCCGGCCAGGAAAGGCCCAGCGCCGTGCACGGCCAAGGCGGCGGGCGGCCTCCACTGTGGGGAGCAGTCCTGGAGGGATGTGTAG
- the NANOS3 gene encoding nanos homolog 3 — protein sequence MGTFDLWTDYLGLARLVGALRGKEEPETRVDPQPEPVPGPGGQRPTPESSAAPERLCSFCKHNGESRAIYQSHVLKDEAGRVLCPILRDYVCPQCGATREHAHTRRFCPLTGQGYTSVYSYTTRNSAGKRLARPEKARAQDSGPRRGAGAGAGAGGACAGPGPPPSTCISDQPPVLPGRGPGGL from the exons ATGGGCACCTTCGACCTGTGGACGGACTACCTGGGTTTGGCACGCCTGGTGGGGGCTCTGCGTGGGAAAGAGGAGCCGGAGACCAGGGTGGACCCCCAGCCGGAACCGGTGCCAGGACCAGGGGGTCAGAGGCCCACCCCAGAATCCTCAGCAGCTCCCGAGCGGCTGTGCTCCTTCTGCAAACACAACGGCGAGTCCCGTGCCATCTACCAGTCGCATGTGCTCAAGGACGAGGCGGGCCGGGTGCTGTGTCCCATCCTTCGAGACTACGTGTGCCCCCAGTGCGGCGCCACCCGCGAGCACGCCCACACCCGCCGCTTCTGCCCGCTCACCGGCCAGGGCTACACCTCCGTCTACAGCTACACAACCCGCAACTCAGCCGGCAAGAGGCTGGCCCGGCCCGAGAAGGCGAGAGCGCAGGACTCAGGGCCACGccgaggagcaggagcaggagcaggagcaggaggagcctgTGCAG GTCCGGGCCCCCCCCCCAGCACCTGCATTTCTGACCAGCCCCCGGTGCTGCCAGGCCGCGGACCAGGGGGGCTCTGA